A section of the Acidobacterium capsulatum ATCC 51196 genome encodes:
- a CDS encoding chloride channel protein, whose product MKDHTDTSRTPASPHATMARPYRLLHHPLLEKYLPLVHQDLKEIYSRDLIKWLIAAPLVGVITGLLITLIAVVILKGIWPPVLGLYLHHPWTILPGLLLCGLLTGLIMQWFTPNPDEHSTEEVIRSYHEHSGRMNLRSFVPKLIAAITTVGLGGSAALEGPSIYGGGAVGSLLWTRLQKRLRLTGTDRRILLICGAAAGMSAVFRAPLTGIVFALEMPYKDDLAHEALVPSLIASVVSYATLASILGSQPLFGFHSAVTWRDADLAWCALLGLLVGLVATAFVTTFRRARRWFVQWRRPHWIKLTLGSFATGLCGFAFLALYRGPLVPLGANYEAVGILLHQHHSSLELLVFSVLKLAATLFTLAAGGVSAMFVPLFLTGGALGTAFAQSVAHSSAPELYAAVGMASFIAAGYKTPLAAVVFVAEATGAHAFLIPALIGAAVAYVVSGDASASGDQRLHDRIIVTESAAPQS is encoded by the coding sequence TTGAAAGACCATACAGATACCTCGCGCACACCGGCATCGCCGCACGCAACCATGGCGCGGCCCTACCGGCTGCTGCATCATCCGCTGCTGGAGAAATATCTTCCCCTTGTGCATCAGGACCTCAAGGAAATCTATTCGCGCGATCTCATCAAGTGGCTCATCGCCGCGCCCCTCGTCGGAGTCATCACCGGCCTGCTCATCACCTTGATCGCGGTCGTCATCCTCAAGGGAATCTGGCCCCCCGTGCTCGGCCTCTATCTGCACCACCCCTGGACAATCCTTCCCGGCCTCCTGCTCTGCGGCCTGCTCACCGGACTCATCATGCAGTGGTTCACGCCAAACCCCGATGAGCATTCCACTGAGGAAGTGATTCGCTCCTACCACGAGCACTCGGGCCGCATGAATCTGCGCTCCTTCGTCCCCAAGCTCATCGCGGCCATCACCACCGTAGGCCTCGGTGGCAGCGCGGCGCTTGAGGGCCCCAGCATCTACGGCGGCGGCGCGGTGGGTTCTCTGTTGTGGACCAGACTGCAAAAGCGCCTGCGCCTCACCGGGACTGACCGGCGCATCCTGCTCATCTGTGGCGCGGCCGCCGGCATGTCTGCCGTCTTCCGTGCGCCGCTCACCGGCATCGTCTTCGCATTGGAGATGCCCTACAAGGACGACCTCGCCCATGAAGCGCTGGTGCCCTCGCTCATTGCCTCGGTGGTTTCCTATGCCACGCTGGCCTCCATTCTGGGCAGCCAGCCGCTCTTCGGCTTTCATAGCGCCGTCACCTGGCGGGACGCAGACCTCGCATGGTGCGCGCTGCTGGGGCTTCTGGTCGGCCTGGTGGCCACGGCCTTCGTCACCACATTTCGCCGGGCGCGCCGTTGGTTTGTGCAATGGCGCAGGCCTCACTGGATCAAGCTCACGCTCGGCAGCTTTGCCACCGGCCTTTGTGGCTTCGCTTTCCTCGCGCTCTATCGCGGCCCATTGGTGCCGCTGGGCGCAAATTACGAAGCGGTGGGCATCCTGCTCCACCAGCACCACTCGTCACTTGAACTGCTGGTCTTCAGCGTGCTCAAGCTCGCAGCCACACTCTTTACGCTCGCCGCTGGCGGAGTCAGCGCCATGTTCGTCCCGCTGTTCCTCACCGGCGGCGCGCTGGGAACCGCCTTCGCGCAATCCGTCGCGCACAGCTCCGCACCAGAGTTGTACGCGGCCGTGGGCATGGCATCCTTCATCGCTGCCGGATACAAGACTCCGCTCGCAGCCGTCGTCTTTGTAGCCGAAGCCACTGGCGCGCACGCCTTCCTCATTCCCGCCCTCATCGGCGCGGCCGTCGCCTATGTCGTCTCCGGCGACGCCTCGGCCTCGGGCGATCAGCGCCTGCACGACCGCATCATCGTCACCGAAAGCGCCGCACCTCAGAGTTAG
- a CDS encoding MarR family winged helix-turn-helix transcriptional regulator translates to MSPEDNQLELLATLRDLAAFRYSLRKFLRFSEQAARAAGITPQQHQLMLGIAGFSQTGTANISELAEFLQEKHHSVIGLVERAEQGGLVERQPDPDDGRAVRVSLTPRGRKILAGLTQLHKEEVSRVRSGMLRMQNADKVQR, encoded by the coding sequence ATGAGCCCGGAAGACAATCAACTCGAACTCCTCGCAACGCTCCGTGATCTGGCAGCCTTTCGATACTCGCTCCGCAAATTCCTGCGCTTCAGTGAGCAGGCCGCCCGCGCCGCCGGCATCACGCCGCAGCAGCATCAGTTGATGCTGGGCATTGCCGGCTTCAGCCAGACGGGAACAGCCAATATCTCAGAACTGGCTGAATTCCTGCAGGAGAAGCATCACTCCGTAATCGGCCTCGTCGAGCGCGCGGAGCAAGGCGGCCTCGTCGAGCGGCAACCCGACCCGGACGATGGCCGCGCCGTGCGCGTCTCTCTGACTCCCCGCGGAAGAAAAATCCTGGCCGGGCTCACGCAACTCCACAAGGAAGAAGTTAGCCGCGTGCGCTCCGGCATGTTGAGAATGCAGAACGCAGACAAGGTGCAGCGTTGA
- a CDS encoding glycoside hydrolase family 3 C-terminal domain-containing protein, with the protein MRQHKLHVAAGLALCAGMLLMLPSAFAQSQTQSPSTPAYLNPSLPPVVRARDLVSRMTLKEKASQLVNAARAIPRLKVPAYNWWSEALHGVAVNGTTEFPEPIGLGATFDVPAIHEMAVDIGTEGRVVYEENEKDGSSKIFHGLDFWAPNLNIFRDPRWGRGQETYGEDPFLTGKMGVAFVSGMQGDNPKYYRVIATPKHFDVHSGPEPTRHFADVDVSLHDQLDTYEPAFRAAIMQGHADSVMCSYNAINGQPACANQFTLQHQLRGAWGFKGYVVSDCDAVHDIYSGHKYRPTLAQAAAISMERGMDNDCADFAQPKGDDDYKAYIDAVQQGYLSQQAMDTALVRLFTARIKLGLFDPKGMDPYADTPHSELNSPAHRAYARKLADESMVLLKNDGTLPLKPGSVHSIAVVGPLADQTAVLLGNYNGVPTHTVSFLEGLRAEYPNTKITYVPGTQFLSDTANPVPDSALTTPDGKPGLKAEYDDWQGIQMGPGAKPKPIMTRVDANIDLKKSNLPAAAAGKKSVGVQWSGFLTPEQDGYYLVGIRANGFARVSVNGRDVARQYGSKNATTTLGRVLLHKGQKVPIKVMFGAQGNDNPEAQLLWAPVDNTPSPAAVAAAKKADVVIAVVGITSKLEGEEMPVDQPGFLGGDRTNLQMPEPEEALVEAVAKTGKPVVVVLMNGSALAVNWISQHANAVLEAWYSGEEGGAAIADTLSGKNDPAGRLPVTFYKSVNQLPNFEDYSMENRTYRYFKGKPLYPFGYGLSYTTFRYSDLSIPHATVDAGQPVEASATVTNTGKVAGDEVVQLYLKFPKVDGAPDIALRGFQRIHLEPGQSQQVHFELKKRDLSMVTALGQIIVAQGDYTLSIGGGQPDTVAPVVTGHFHIHGQIGLAE; encoded by the coding sequence ATGAGGCAACACAAATTGCATGTAGCGGCTGGACTGGCGCTTTGCGCCGGTATGCTGCTGATGCTGCCGAGTGCGTTCGCACAGTCGCAGACGCAATCGCCATCCACTCCGGCTTATCTGAATCCGTCGCTGCCCCCGGTGGTGCGTGCCCGCGATCTGGTGAGCCGCATGACGCTCAAGGAGAAGGCTTCGCAGCTTGTAAATGCGGCGCGCGCGATTCCGAGACTGAAGGTGCCAGCTTACAACTGGTGGAGCGAAGCGCTACACGGCGTGGCGGTGAACGGGACGACCGAGTTCCCGGAGCCGATCGGTCTGGGCGCAACCTTTGACGTGCCGGCGATTCACGAGATGGCCGTGGACATTGGCACGGAAGGCCGCGTGGTCTATGAGGAGAACGAGAAGGATGGATCGTCGAAGATCTTTCACGGTCTCGATTTCTGGGCGCCGAATCTGAACATCTTCCGCGATCCCCGCTGGGGCCGCGGGCAGGAGACTTACGGCGAAGATCCGTTCCTGACCGGCAAGATGGGTGTGGCCTTTGTCTCGGGCATGCAGGGCGACAATCCGAAGTACTATCGGGTGATTGCGACGCCGAAGCACTTTGACGTTCACAGCGGCCCGGAGCCGACGCGCCACTTTGCCGATGTGGATGTGAGCCTGCACGATCAGCTTGATACGTATGAGCCGGCCTTTCGCGCGGCCATCATGCAGGGCCATGCGGACTCGGTGATGTGCTCCTACAACGCGATCAATGGCCAGCCGGCCTGTGCGAATCAGTTCACGCTGCAGCATCAGTTGCGCGGTGCGTGGGGCTTCAAGGGCTATGTGGTGTCAGACTGCGACGCAGTGCATGACATTTACAGCGGCCATAAATACCGTCCGACGCTGGCGCAGGCCGCGGCTATCTCCATGGAGCGCGGCATGGACAATGACTGCGCCGACTTTGCCCAGCCGAAGGGCGACGACGACTACAAGGCATACATTGACGCAGTGCAACAGGGCTACCTGAGCCAGCAGGCGATGGATACGGCGCTGGTACGGCTCTTCACGGCGCGCATCAAGCTGGGGCTGTTTGATCCGAAGGGCATGGACCCGTATGCGGACACGCCGCACAGCGAACTCAATAGCCCGGCGCATCGCGCCTATGCGCGCAAGCTGGCCGATGAGTCGATGGTGCTTTTGAAGAATGACGGCACGCTGCCGCTCAAGCCGGGCAGCGTCCACAGCATTGCCGTGGTGGGTCCGCTGGCCGACCAGACGGCGGTGCTGCTGGGCAACTACAACGGCGTTCCGACGCACACGGTTTCGTTTCTTGAAGGGCTGCGTGCGGAGTACCCGAACACGAAGATCACGTATGTGCCGGGAACGCAGTTCCTGAGCGACACGGCGAATCCGGTGCCGGACAGCGCACTGACCACGCCTGACGGCAAGCCCGGCCTCAAGGCCGAGTATGACGACTGGCAGGGCATTCAGATGGGCCCGGGCGCGAAGCCGAAGCCGATCATGACGCGCGTGGATGCCAACATCGACCTGAAGAAGAGCAATCTGCCGGCCGCGGCTGCGGGCAAAAAGTCGGTGGGCGTGCAGTGGTCGGGTTTCCTGACTCCTGAGCAGGATGGCTACTACCTCGTCGGTATTCGTGCGAACGGCTTTGCTCGCGTCTCGGTTAATGGCCGCGATGTGGCGCGCCAGTACGGCTCAAAGAACGCGACCACGACGCTGGGCCGCGTGCTGCTGCACAAGGGGCAGAAGGTGCCGATCAAGGTGATGTTCGGTGCGCAGGGCAATGACAATCCTGAGGCGCAACTGCTGTGGGCGCCGGTGGATAACACTCCCTCGCCGGCGGCTGTGGCAGCGGCGAAGAAGGCCGATGTAGTCATTGCCGTGGTGGGCATCACGAGCAAGCTGGAAGGCGAAGAGATGCCGGTGGATCAGCCGGGCTTTTTGGGCGGCGACCGCACCAACCTGCAGATGCCTGAGCCGGAAGAAGCGCTGGTGGAGGCCGTAGCCAAGACCGGCAAGCCGGTCGTGGTGGTGCTGATGAACGGCAGCGCGCTGGCCGTGAACTGGATCAGCCAGCATGCCAACGCGGTGCTGGAAGCCTGGTACTCGGGTGAAGAAGGCGGCGCGGCGATTGCGGACACGCTGAGCGGCAAGAATGATCCGGCGGGCCGTTTGCCGGTGACCTTCTACAAGAGCGTGAACCAGTTGCCGAACTTTGAAGACTATTCCATGGAGAACCGGACCTACCGCTACTTCAAGGGCAAGCCGCTTTATCCGTTTGGCTATGGTTTGAGCTACACGACGTTCCGGTACTCTGACCTGAGCATTCCTCATGCGACGGTGGATGCGGGGCAGCCGGTAGAGGCCAGCGCGACCGTGACCAACACGGGCAAGGTGGCCGGGGATGAAGTGGTGCAGCTCTATCTGAAGTTCCCGAAGGTGGATGGTGCGCCGGATATCGCGCTGCGCGGCTTCCAGCGCATTCACCTGGAGCCGGGCCAGAGCCAGCAGGTGCACTTTGAGCTGAAGAAGCGCGACCTGAGCATGGTGACCGCACTGGGCCAGATCATCGTCGCCCAGGGCGATTACACGCTGAGCATCGGCGGCGGCCAGCCGGATACGGTGGCCCCGGTTGTGACGGGACACTTCCACATCCACGGGCAGATCGGCCTGGCCGAATAA
- the kch gene encoding voltage-gated potassium channel protein, whose translation MIPSLLQRVRARFQRLHYFSRAQYWFPHVPLFLLLALGGWWILDSKFGSTWRYYFNQLMQGQFNMNPHLLPSLLIGGGMVAMGIALLWRSRLAWTMATLLAALGLVNTLLTGRVQVEVMLAYFAFTLIVLLLTWRSFDRSSVAASTLFAITSVVMLLLYATFGSYYLGTQFKPHIADLPTALYYSMVTMSTVGYGDIVPRTMEARMFTISIMMLGVAVFATSLTAVIAPLVGQSLQRIINRKGPRMKRENHFVVIGNTPLAVNTWRELARRGRPVTRIVRETPEEGQKPDVDMVVGDPSMVDVLREAGAHKAEAVLAMLVDDSENAFTILAVKELNGSARTVAAVNDARHLSRVKLVQPDVVIAPQVLGGELTAMLLSGEQVTPDFVMQRVFQQANHSTAPEKKEP comes from the coding sequence ATGATTCCCTCTCTGCTACAGCGCGTGCGCGCCCGCTTCCAGCGACTGCATTACTTTTCCCGGGCGCAATACTGGTTTCCGCATGTGCCGCTGTTTCTTCTGCTGGCGCTCGGTGGCTGGTGGATTCTGGACTCGAAGTTCGGCAGCACCTGGCGCTACTACTTCAACCAGTTGATGCAGGGCCAGTTCAACATGAACCCCCACCTGCTGCCCTCGCTGCTCATCGGCGGCGGCATGGTCGCCATGGGCATCGCCCTGCTCTGGCGCTCGCGCCTGGCCTGGACCATGGCCACGCTCCTCGCCGCGCTCGGCCTCGTCAATACGCTGCTCACGGGACGCGTACAGGTCGAGGTCATGCTGGCTTACTTCGCCTTCACGCTGATCGTGCTGCTGCTCACCTGGCGCAGCTTTGACCGGTCCAGCGTCGCAGCCAGCACACTGTTTGCCATCACCTCGGTGGTGATGTTGCTGCTCTATGCCACCTTTGGCTCCTATTACCTGGGCACGCAGTTCAAGCCTCACATCGCCGACCTGCCCACGGCCCTCTACTACTCCATGGTCACCATGAGCACGGTCGGCTACGGCGACATTGTGCCGCGCACCATGGAAGCCCGCATGTTCACCATCTCCATCATGATGCTGGGCGTCGCGGTCTTTGCAACATCCTTGACTGCCGTCATCGCTCCGCTGGTAGGCCAGAGCCTGCAGCGGATCATCAATCGCAAAGGTCCTCGCATGAAACGCGAAAATCACTTCGTCGTCATCGGCAACACGCCGCTGGCTGTGAATACGTGGCGTGAACTCGCCCGCCGCGGCCGCCCCGTCACCCGCATCGTCCGCGAAACCCCCGAAGAGGGCCAGAAACCAGACGTAGATATGGTGGTGGGCGACCCCAGCATGGTAGACGTGCTACGTGAGGCCGGCGCCCACAAGGCCGAGGCCGTGCTGGCCATGCTGGTGGACGACTCGGAAAATGCCTTCACCATCCTCGCCGTCAAGGAGTTGAACGGCTCAGCCCGCACCGTGGCGGCCGTGAATGATGCCCGCCATCTCAGCCGCGTCAAGCTGGTGCAGCCCGATGTGGTCATCGCTCCGCAGGTGCTCGGCGGCGAACTGACCGCCATGCTGCTCTCCGGCGAGCAGGTCACCCCGGACTTCGTCATGCAGCGCGTCTTCCAGCAGGCAAACCACAGCACCGCCCCCGAGAAGAAGGAACCCTAA